One genomic window of Micromonospora sp. WMMD1128 includes the following:
- a CDS encoding Gfo/Idh/MocA family oxidoreductase: MERTSIGIILNGVTGRMGYRQHLVRSLLAIREQGGLPARDGSRIWPELTLVGRNEARLAEIAARHGLTSYTTDLDAALADDSHQIYFDAQVTAQREKAIRAAIEAGKHIYTEKPLAEGLDGSLELARLAAARGVKNGVVQDKLFLPGLRKLKRLVDGGFFGRILSVRGEFGYWVFEGDWQDAQRPSWNYRAEDGGGITVDMFPHWHYVLEQIFGEVTAVTAVTATHIPERVDENGVTYPATADDAAYGIFELAGGIIAQINSSWAVRVYRDELVEFQVDGTHGSAVAGLRDCRIQHRGATPMPVWNPDLPVTEPFRAQWQTVPDNADYDNGFKVQWEAFLRHVVDNEPFPWDFLAGVRGVQLAEAGLRSAREGRRIEIGEIDR; the protein is encoded by the coding sequence GTGGAGCGCACGTCTATCGGGATCATCCTCAACGGCGTGACCGGACGGATGGGCTACCGGCAGCATCTCGTCCGATCCCTGCTCGCGATCCGCGAGCAGGGCGGACTGCCCGCCCGCGACGGCAGCCGCATCTGGCCGGAGCTGACCCTGGTGGGCCGCAACGAGGCCCGGCTCGCCGAGATCGCCGCCCGGCACGGGCTCACCTCGTACACCACCGATCTGGACGCGGCGCTCGCCGACGACAGCCACCAGATCTACTTCGACGCGCAGGTGACCGCCCAGCGGGAGAAGGCGATCCGGGCGGCGATCGAGGCCGGCAAGCACATCTACACCGAGAAGCCGCTCGCCGAAGGGCTGGACGGGTCGCTGGAGCTGGCCCGGCTCGCCGCCGCCCGGGGCGTCAAGAACGGCGTGGTGCAGGACAAGCTGTTCCTGCCCGGCCTGCGCAAGCTCAAGCGGCTCGTCGACGGCGGCTTCTTCGGCCGGATCCTGTCGGTGCGCGGCGAGTTCGGCTACTGGGTGTTCGAGGGCGACTGGCAGGACGCGCAGCGCCCGAGCTGGAACTACCGCGCCGAGGACGGCGGCGGCATCACCGTCGACATGTTCCCGCACTGGCACTACGTGCTGGAGCAGATCTTCGGCGAGGTCACCGCCGTCACCGCCGTCACCGCCACGCACATCCCGGAGCGCGTCGACGAGAACGGCGTCACCTACCCGGCCACCGCCGACGACGCCGCGTACGGCATCTTCGAACTCGCCGGCGGCATCATCGCCCAGATCAACTCCTCCTGGGCGGTGCGGGTCTACCGGGACGAACTTGTCGAGTTCCAGGTCGACGGCACCCACGGCAGCGCGGTCGCCGGGCTGCGCGACTGCCGCATCCAGCACCGCGGCGCCACCCCGATGCCGGTGTGGAACCCGGACCTGCCGGTCACCGAGCCGTTCCGCGCGCAGTGGCAGACCGTGCCGGACAACGCCGACTACGACAACGGGTTCAAGGTGCAGTGGGAGGCGTTCCTGCGGCACGTCGTCGACAACGAGCCGTTCCCGTGGGACTTCCTGGCCGGCGTGCGCGGCGTGCAGCTCGCCGAGGCCGGGCTGCGCTCCGCCCGCGAGGGCCGGCGGATCGAGATCGGGGAGATCGACAGGTGA
- a CDS encoding enolase C-terminal domain-like protein, whose product MTALAGLTVDRVDTYAVALPTIRSFGVSGGAVAVAGTPSIRVLVKVSADGITGWGEATPIPAWTYETAESIVTTVDRYLAPAILGRPAWDLDGVTTAFDRAVNRGFTIGAPLAKAAVDIALHDLLGRALGVSVGVLWGQRRRDTVDLGWIVAGQDAAEVADAVAEGRAAGYRAFKVKVGLHTEAEDAAVVRAVRDAAPDAALWVDANQAYTSDAALRMARHLADLDVTAFEQPLPANDVAGLRRLRAASPVPVALDESLRHPSDLATFVKLDAVDVAIAKVQRSGGLTLSRRLCALAEDAGVRLMGSGLTDSDLGLAASLHLFAAYGIDTPVDLNGRQFLTSSYATGETVRIHDGVATVPTGPGLGVDVDESVVRELAVDVLARR is encoded by the coding sequence GTGACCGCGCTCGCCGGCCTCACCGTCGACCGCGTCGACACGTACGCGGTCGCGCTGCCCACGATCCGCTCGTTCGGCGTCTCCGGCGGCGCCGTCGCCGTCGCCGGCACCCCGAGCATCCGCGTGCTGGTCAAGGTGAGCGCCGACGGCATCACCGGCTGGGGCGAGGCCACCCCGATCCCGGCCTGGACCTACGAGACCGCCGAGTCGATCGTCACCACCGTCGACCGTTACCTCGCCCCGGCGATCCTCGGCCGTCCCGCCTGGGACCTCGACGGCGTCACCACCGCCTTCGACCGGGCCGTCAACCGTGGCTTCACCATCGGCGCGCCGCTGGCCAAGGCCGCCGTCGACATCGCGCTGCACGACCTGCTCGGCCGCGCCCTGGGCGTCTCCGTCGGCGTGCTCTGGGGCCAGCGCCGCCGGGACACCGTCGACCTGGGCTGGATCGTCGCCGGGCAGGACGCCGCCGAAGTCGCCGACGCGGTCGCCGAGGGACGGGCCGCCGGCTACCGGGCGTTCAAGGTCAAGGTCGGCCTGCACACCGAGGCCGAGGACGCCGCAGTGGTCCGCGCCGTGCGCGACGCCGCCCCCGACGCCGCGCTCTGGGTCGACGCCAACCAGGCGTACACCTCCGACGCCGCGCTGCGGATGGCCCGCCACCTGGCCGACCTCGACGTCACCGCGTTCGAGCAGCCGCTGCCCGCCAACGACGTCGCCGGGCTGCGCCGGCTGCGCGCCGCCTCACCGGTGCCGGTCGCCCTCGACGAGAGCCTGCGCCACCCCAGCGACCTGGCCACCTTCGTCAAGCTCGACGCCGTCGACGTGGCCATCGCCAAGGTGCAGCGCAGCGGCGGGCTGACGCTGTCCCGGCGGCTGTGCGCGCTCGCCGAGGACGCCGGGGTGCGGCTGATGGGCTCCGGGCTCACCGACTCCGACCTCGGGCTGGCCGCCTCGCTGCACCTGTTCGCCGCGTACGGCATCGACACCCCGGTCGACCTCAACGGCCGGCAGTTCCTCACCTCCTCCTACGCCACCGGCGAGACGGTGCGGATCCACGACGGGGTGGCGACCGTGCCCACCGGGCCGGGCCTCGGCGTGGACGTCGACGAGTCGGTCGTGCGCGAGCTGGCCGTGGACGTGCTCGCCCGGCGCTGA
- a CDS encoding SGNH/GDSL hydrolase family protein: MTSPHPSITTPITPELLRGALDLETTAHGVLPHRLPARARAQNTDPQVAMAEAMPSGVRLLFRTRASVVELDVLATKMVYRGAPPRPDGRYDLLVDGRLAGQGTAGGGKVLAIDLTTGAVTNEPGPVATVGFTDLPAGDKEVEIWLPQREITELVALRTDAPVETVGDRGRRVWLHHGSSISHGSDAESPTSTWPAIAAGLAGVELVNLGFSGSALLDPFTARAMRDTPADLISVKIGINLVNSDVMRLRAFTPAVHGFLDTLREGHPDTPLLVVSSILCPVQEDTPGPGAADLSTGTLQFRATGDPADQAAGKLTLRVIRAELARIVAARAAEDPHLHYLDGLELYGEADFAELPLPDQLHPDPVADRRIGERFAALAFGPGGPFAAVPS, encoded by the coding sequence ATGACCTCCCCGCACCCCTCGATCACCACGCCGATCACCCCCGAGCTGCTGCGCGGCGCGCTCGACCTGGAGACCACCGCGCACGGCGTGCTGCCGCACCGGCTGCCCGCCCGGGCCCGGGCGCAGAACACCGACCCGCAGGTGGCGATGGCGGAGGCGATGCCGTCCGGCGTACGGCTGCTGTTCCGCACCCGCGCCAGCGTCGTCGAGCTGGACGTGCTCGCCACCAAGATGGTCTACCGGGGCGCGCCGCCGCGCCCGGACGGCCGCTACGACCTGCTTGTCGACGGGCGCCTCGCCGGCCAGGGCACGGCCGGCGGCGGCAAGGTGCTCGCCATCGACCTGACCACCGGCGCCGTGACCAACGAGCCGGGTCCGGTCGCCACGGTCGGCTTCACCGACCTGCCCGCCGGCGACAAGGAGGTGGAGATCTGGCTGCCGCAGCGGGAGATCACCGAACTGGTGGCACTGCGCACCGACGCGCCGGTGGAGACCGTCGGCGACCGCGGCCGGCGGGTGTGGTTGCACCACGGCAGCTCGATCAGCCACGGCTCGGACGCCGAGAGCCCCACCAGCACGTGGCCCGCCATCGCCGCCGGGCTCGCCGGAGTCGAGCTGGTCAACCTCGGGTTCAGCGGCAGCGCGCTGCTCGACCCGTTCACCGCGCGGGCGATGCGGGACACCCCGGCGGACCTGATCAGCGTCAAGATCGGCATCAACCTGGTGAACAGCGACGTGATGCGGCTGCGCGCGTTCACCCCGGCGGTGCACGGGTTCCTCGACACCCTCCGCGAGGGGCACCCGGACACCCCGCTGCTCGTCGTCTCGTCGATCTTGTGCCCGGTGCAGGAGGACACACCCGGCCCCGGCGCCGCCGACCTCAGCACCGGCACGCTCCAGTTCCGCGCCACGGGTGACCCGGCCGACCAGGCCGCCGGCAAGCTCACCCTGCGGGTCATCCGCGCGGAACTGGCCCGGATCGTGGCCGCCCGGGCCGCCGAGGACCCGCACCTGCACTACCTGGACGGGCTGGAGCTGTACGGGGAGGCGGACTTCGCCGAGCTGCCGCTGCCCGACCAGCTGCACCCCGACCCGGTCGCGGACCGCCGCATCGGCGAGCGCTTCGCCGCGCTGGCGTTCGGCCCGGGCGGCCCGTTCGCCGCCGTCCCTTCCTGA
- a CDS encoding dihydrodipicolinate synthase family protein, whose product MTARITLPTRGGGVETLTLRAPAGWQRPAAPPASRIAYAAAHVVADPYADNAPGAPARLDWDATLAVRRDLWSWGLGVAEAMDTAQRGMGLDWAATRELIRRSAAEAAVCDGRIVAGAATDQLTGVPDTLDEVVTAYAEQVAYVQECGAVAVVMASRHLAALATGPDDYRRVYEQVLRSAGAPVVLHWLGDMFDPALAGYWGSTDLDDATKTFVALVHAHADVIDGVKVSLLDAGREVRLRELLPPTVKVYTGDDFHYPELIEGDGARSSHALLGAFAAIAPAASAALQRLDAGDPAGFRAILDPTVPLSRHVFAAPTPYYKTGIAFLSWLNGRQPGFTMVGGLHGGRSVPHLVETFRLADAAGLLLDPELAADRMRGYLTVAGVTG is encoded by the coding sequence GTGACCGCGCGGATCACCCTGCCCACCCGGGGCGGCGGCGTCGAGACGCTCACCCTGCGGGCGCCGGCCGGCTGGCAGCGGCCGGCCGCGCCGCCGGCCAGCCGGATCGCGTACGCGGCGGCGCACGTGGTCGCCGACCCGTACGCCGACAACGCCCCCGGCGCCCCGGCCCGGCTGGACTGGGACGCCACCCTCGCGGTGCGGCGCGATCTCTGGTCCTGGGGGCTGGGCGTGGCCGAGGCGATGGACACCGCGCAACGCGGCATGGGGCTGGACTGGGCGGCCACCCGGGAGCTGATCCGGCGCAGCGCCGCCGAGGCCGCCGTCTGCGATGGGCGCATCGTCGCCGGGGCGGCCACCGACCAGCTCACCGGCGTGCCCGACACGCTCGACGAGGTCGTCACCGCGTACGCCGAGCAGGTCGCGTACGTCCAGGAGTGCGGCGCGGTCGCGGTGGTGATGGCCAGCCGGCACCTCGCCGCGCTCGCCACCGGACCGGACGACTACCGGCGCGTCTACGAGCAGGTGCTGCGGTCCGCCGGCGCGCCCGTGGTGCTGCACTGGCTCGGCGACATGTTCGACCCGGCCCTCGCGGGCTACTGGGGCTCGACCGACCTGGACGACGCCACCAAGACGTTCGTCGCGCTCGTGCACGCCCACGCCGACGTGATCGACGGGGTGAAGGTGTCGCTGCTGGACGCCGGGCGGGAGGTGCGGCTGCGGGAGCTGCTGCCGCCGACGGTGAAGGTCTACACCGGCGACGACTTCCACTACCCGGAGCTGATCGAAGGCGACGGCGCCCGGTCCAGCCACGCGCTGCTCGGCGCGTTCGCGGCCATCGCCCCGGCCGCGTCGGCGGCGCTGCAACGGCTGGACGCGGGCGACCCGGCCGGCTTCCGGGCGATCCTCGACCCGACCGTGCCGCTGTCCCGGCACGTGTTCGCCGCGCCCACGCCGTACTACAAGACCGGCATCGCGTTCCTGTCCTGGCTGAACGGGCGGCAACCCGGCTTCACCATGGTCGGCGGCCTGCACGGCGGGCGCAGCGTCCCGCACCTGGTCGAGACGTTCCGGCTGGCCGACGCCGCCGGGCTGCTGCTCGACCCGGAGCTGGCGGCCGACCGGATGCGCGGCTACCTGACCGTAGCGGGGGTGACCGGATGA
- a CDS encoding ABC transporter ATP-binding protein, which produces MTVGNPTAAAAADATATGAAVEIDQVAVRFRTKKKDTTALRDVTLRIAPGEFVAIVGASGCGKSTLLKLVSGLLRPTSGQVRLDGEDVRGPRRDIGYVFQRAALLDWRSARRNILLQAEMRRMPKAQARARVDELIAMTGLTGFEDAYPNELSGGMQQRVALCRALLHRPPVLLMDEPFGALDALTREQMNVELRRIWRETGTTVLLVTHSIAEAAYLADRVIVMTPRPGTVAEVIDVDLPAERDYGRTMSDPVFARVTERIRDLLGATTSAD; this is translated from the coding sequence ATGACGGTCGGCAACCCCACCGCCGCTGCCGCCGCGGACGCCACGGCGACCGGCGCCGCGGTCGAGATCGACCAGGTGGCGGTCCGCTTCCGCACCAAGAAGAAGGACACCACGGCGCTGCGCGACGTGACGCTGCGGATCGCCCCCGGCGAGTTCGTGGCCATCGTCGGCGCGTCCGGCTGCGGCAAGTCGACGCTGCTGAAGCTGGTCTCCGGGCTGCTGCGTCCGACGTCCGGCCAGGTCCGCCTGGACGGCGAGGACGTCCGCGGGCCACGCCGCGACATCGGGTACGTCTTCCAGCGCGCCGCGCTGCTGGACTGGCGCTCGGCCCGGCGCAACATCCTGCTCCAGGCGGAGATGCGCCGGATGCCCAAGGCGCAGGCCCGCGCCCGGGTGGACGAGCTGATCGCGATGACCGGGCTGACCGGCTTCGAGGACGCGTACCCGAACGAGCTGTCCGGTGGGATGCAGCAGCGCGTGGCGCTGTGCCGCGCGCTGCTGCACCGCCCTCCGGTGCTGCTGATGGACGAGCCGTTCGGGGCGCTCGACGCGCTCACCCGGGAACAGATGAACGTCGAGCTGCGACGCATCTGGCGGGAGACCGGCACCACCGTCCTGCTCGTCACCCACTCCATCGCCGAGGCCGCCTACCTCGCCGACCGGGTGATCGTCATGACCCCTCGACCCGGCACCGTCGCCGAGGTCATCGACGTCGACCTGCCCGCGGAACGCGACTACGGCCGGACCATGTCCGACCCGGTCTTCGCCCGGGTCACCGAACGCATCCGCGATCTGCTGGGCGCGACGACGTCGGCCGACTGA
- a CDS encoding glycerate kinase, giving the protein MRVVVAPDSFKGSLAAADAARAVADGWRARRPDDDVRLLPLADGGEGTLDAFAAARPDAVWHTTTVPGPDGRPVDAGWLLLPEDQVAGQGVGTAGGRTAVLELARASGLPLLRGPDPRHAHTYGLGAVAAAALDAGATALVIGLGGSASTDGGTGALRALGLRLRDREGRDLPLGGAALAGLAYLDRAGLRPPPPGGVRLLVDVTAPLTGPAGAAAVFGPQKGAGPDDVAVLDAALRRLADSAGGDPDQPGAGAAGGTGYGLAALWGARIVPGAAAVAELAGLPEALAGADLVVTGEGRFDETSLRGKVVGALLDTAAAAGVPVQVVAGQLGAAPPEPVTAAVSLVELAGSTASALAEPGRWLREAGGRLAAQVRPVGQNRWPSGG; this is encoded by the coding sequence ATGCGGGTCGTCGTCGCGCCCGACTCGTTCAAGGGCTCGCTCGCCGCCGCCGACGCCGCCCGCGCCGTCGCGGACGGTTGGCGGGCCCGCCGGCCCGACGACGACGTACGGCTGCTGCCGCTCGCGGACGGCGGCGAGGGCACGCTCGACGCCTTCGCCGCCGCCCGGCCCGACGCGGTCTGGCACACCACCACCGTGCCCGGGCCGGACGGGCGGCCGGTCGACGCCGGCTGGCTACTGCTGCCGGAGGACCAGGTCGCCGGGCAGGGCGTCGGCACCGCCGGCGGGCGCACCGCCGTGCTGGAGCTGGCCCGCGCCAGCGGGTTGCCGCTGCTGCGTGGCCCCGACCCCCGGCACGCGCACACCTACGGCCTGGGCGCGGTCGCCGCCGCCGCGCTCGACGCCGGGGCCACCGCGCTCGTGATCGGTCTCGGCGGGTCCGCGAGCACCGACGGCGGCACCGGCGCACTGCGCGCCCTCGGGCTGCGGCTGCGGGACCGCGAGGGCCGGGACCTGCCGCTCGGCGGCGCCGCGCTGGCCGGGCTGGCATACCTCGACCGCGCCGGGCTGCGTCCACCACCGCCGGGCGGGGTACGGCTGCTGGTGGACGTGACCGCGCCGCTGACCGGGCCGGCCGGCGCCGCCGCCGTGTTCGGGCCGCAGAAGGGCGCCGGCCCGGACGACGTCGCCGTGCTGGACGCCGCGCTGCGCCGCCTCGCCGACTCCGCCGGTGGCGATCCCGACCAGCCGGGCGCGGGTGCGGCCGGCGGCACCGGGTACGGGCTGGCGGCACTCTGGGGCGCGCGGATCGTGCCCGGCGCGGCGGCGGTCGCCGAGCTGGCCGGGCTGCCCGAGGCACTGGCCGGGGCGGACCTGGTGGTCACCGGCGAGGGCCGGTTCGACGAGACGTCGCTGCGCGGCAAGGTGGTCGGCGCACTGCTCGACACGGCCGCCGCCGCCGGCGTACCCGTGCAGGTGGTCGCCGGTCAGCTCGGCGCGGCGCCGCCGGAGCCGGTGACGGCGGCGGTGTCGCTCGTCGAGCTGGCCGGGTCGACGGCGTCGGCGCTGGCCGAGCCGGGCCGCTGGCTGCGCGAGGCGGGCGGCCGGCTCGCCGCACAAGTCCGGCCTGTCGGGCAAAACAGGTGGCCGTCCGGCGGGTAG
- a CDS encoding sugar phosphate isomerase/epimerase family protein yields the protein MTADPRLAKLSLNQRTTQRWSVREAVDGCVRAGIPAIGLWREPVAEIGVPAAAKLVADAGLRVSSLCRGGFLTAVDERARAEALVDNRRAIDEAAGLGTDCLVLVVGGLPPGSRDLAGARARVADALAELAPYAGERGVRLALEPLHPMYCADRAVLSTLGQALDLAEAFPTEQVGVVVDTFHVWWDPDVWRQIARAGARIASFQVCDFLTPLPADVLLGRGMMGDGHIDFPPLRRAVEAAGWTGDTEVEIFNAEVWATDPDQVLATMADRYVELVLAD from the coding sequence ATGACCGCCGACCCGCGACTGGCGAAGCTGTCGCTCAACCAGCGCACCACGCAGCGCTGGTCGGTGCGGGAGGCGGTCGACGGCTGCGTGCGCGCCGGCATCCCGGCGATCGGGCTGTGGCGTGAGCCGGTCGCCGAGATCGGCGTACCGGCCGCGGCGAAACTCGTCGCGGACGCCGGGCTGCGGGTGTCGTCGCTGTGCCGGGGCGGGTTCCTCACCGCCGTCGACGAACGCGCGCGGGCCGAGGCGCTCGTCGACAACCGGCGCGCCATCGACGAGGCCGCCGGGCTCGGCACCGACTGCCTGGTGCTCGTCGTCGGCGGCCTGCCGCCCGGCTCCCGCGACCTGGCCGGCGCGCGGGCCCGGGTCGCCGACGCGCTCGCCGAGCTGGCCCCGTACGCGGGCGAGCGCGGCGTGCGCCTGGCGTTGGAGCCGCTGCACCCGATGTACTGCGCCGACCGGGCGGTGCTGTCCACGCTCGGGCAGGCGCTCGACCTGGCCGAGGCGTTCCCGACCGAGCAGGTCGGCGTCGTGGTGGACACGTTCCACGTGTGGTGGGATCCGGACGTGTGGCGGCAGATCGCCCGCGCCGGGGCGCGGATCGCCAGTTTCCAGGTCTGCGACTTCCTCACCCCGCTGCCGGCCGACGTGCTGTTGGGTCGCGGCATGATGGGCGACGGGCACATCGACTTCCCGCCGCTGCGCCGGGCCGTCGAGGCGGCCGGCTGGACCGGGGACACCGAGGTGGAGATCTTCAACGCCGAGGTGTGGGCGACCGACCCGGACCAGGTCCTCGCCACCATGGCCGACCGCTACGTCGAGCTGGTGCTGGCCGACTGA
- a CDS encoding ABC transporter substrate-binding protein — protein MKKRFLTAALLPAFLISVTACGSSSGGEQAKSADGKDKVTLTLNWYPYGEHAPFYLGQKKDIFAKHGIDLTINAGQGSQKTVQATAAGQTDFGWADTPALLAAVGQGMDVRSVGVFLQTTPSSVQFFSDKNINAPADLKGKTIASTAGDALSKTFPAFLKANGLSAGDVTLQNTDPAGKMAAVMSGKTDALLGFASDQGPTMQEKAGKQVSYLKFAEHGLNFYSNGLIASTDTIKNKQDLVKRMVAASSEAWTAAQSDPAGAVAAMAGASQQLPSEKVLTDQFNATLQLLHTDATKSMAPGVNDEADWQKTISVFADSGVISKAESPASYWDASFAPKG, from the coding sequence ATGAAGAAGCGTTTCCTCACCGCCGCGCTGCTGCCGGCGTTCCTCATCTCCGTCACCGCCTGCGGCTCCTCCTCCGGGGGCGAGCAGGCCAAGAGCGCCGACGGCAAGGACAAGGTCACCCTGACGCTCAACTGGTACCCGTACGGCGAGCACGCCCCGTTCTACCTGGGCCAGAAGAAGGACATCTTCGCCAAGCACGGCATCGACCTGACCATCAACGCCGGGCAGGGCTCGCAGAAGACCGTCCAGGCCACCGCCGCCGGGCAGACCGACTTCGGCTGGGCCGACACCCCGGCGCTGCTCGCCGCGGTCGGCCAGGGCATGGACGTCAGGAGCGTCGGCGTCTTCCTCCAGACCACCCCGTCGTCGGTGCAGTTCTTCAGCGACAAGAACATCAACGCCCCGGCCGACCTCAAGGGCAAGACCATCGCCTCCACCGCCGGCGACGCGCTGAGCAAGACGTTCCCGGCGTTTCTGAAGGCCAACGGCCTCTCCGCCGGCGACGTCACGCTCCAGAACACCGACCCGGCCGGCAAGATGGCCGCGGTCATGTCGGGCAAGACCGACGCGCTGCTCGGCTTCGCCAGCGACCAGGGCCCGACCATGCAGGAGAAGGCCGGCAAGCAGGTGTCGTACCTGAAGTTCGCCGAGCACGGGCTCAACTTCTACAGCAACGGGCTGATCGCCTCCACCGACACCATCAAGAACAAGCAGGACCTGGTGAAGCGGATGGTGGCGGCGAGCAGCGAGGCGTGGACCGCGGCCCAGTCCGACCCGGCCGGCGCGGTCGCGGCGATGGCCGGCGCGTCCCAGCAACTGCCCTCGGAGAAGGTGCTCACCGACCAGTTCAACGCCACCCTGCAACTGCTGCACACCGACGCCACGAAGTCCATGGCCCCGGGTGTCAACGACGAGGCCGACTGGCAGAAGACCATCTCCGTCTTCGCCGACTCCGGCGTGATCAGCAAGGCGGAGTCGCCCGCGTCCTACTGGGACGCGAGCTTCGCCCCGAAGGGATGA
- a CDS encoding ABC transporter permease subunit, whose product MAAQSTIEQPGRTSPPGRDAPAARRTRRPGAATLRFASRTWRPAAVLAAILVLWWVVTAADLVKPYLVPSPADTLDVVRAQPGYFAHHTWITTYETVLGFVIAIAVGVFSAVVMVYSPTVEKSLYPLLLFAQVIPKIAIAPLFVVWLGFGLSPKVVVAVLMAFFPIVISTVTGLKSIDPEMLQLSATMGAGPAQTFRKIRFPAALPHLFAGLKVAATMAVTGAVVGEFVGANEGLGYVILQANGNLDTPTLFAGLVVMSLLGVVLFVVVELLEHILLPWHASRRTDATTTTM is encoded by the coding sequence ATGGCCGCGCAGAGCACCATCGAGCAGCCCGGACGGACCAGCCCGCCCGGACGCGACGCCCCGGCCGCCCGCCGTACGCGCCGGCCCGGCGCCGCCACGCTCCGGTTCGCCTCACGCACCTGGCGCCCGGCGGCGGTCCTCGCGGCGATCCTCGTCCTGTGGTGGGTGGTCACCGCGGCCGACCTGGTCAAGCCGTACCTGGTCCCCTCGCCCGCGGACACGCTCGACGTGGTGCGGGCGCAACCCGGCTACTTCGCCCACCACACCTGGATCACCACCTACGAGACGGTGCTCGGCTTCGTCATCGCGATCGCCGTCGGCGTGTTCTCGGCCGTGGTGATGGTCTACTCCCCCACGGTCGAGAAGAGCCTCTACCCGCTGCTGCTGTTCGCCCAGGTCATCCCGAAGATCGCGATCGCGCCGCTGTTCGTGGTGTGGCTCGGCTTCGGGCTGTCGCCGAAGGTGGTCGTCGCGGTCCTGATGGCGTTCTTCCCGATCGTCATCTCCACCGTCACCGGCCTGAAATCCATCGACCCGGAGATGCTGCAACTCTCCGCCACCATGGGCGCCGGGCCCGCGCAGACTTTCCGGAAGATCCGGTTCCCGGCCGCCCTGCCGCACCTGTTCGCCGGCCTCAAGGTCGCCGCCACGATGGCCGTCACCGGCGCCGTGGTCGGCGAGTTCGTCGGCGCGAACGAGGGCCTCGGTTACGTGATCCTGCAGGCCAACGGCAACCTCGACACCCCGACGCTGTTCGCCGGGCTGGTCGTCATGTCGTTGCTCGGCGTCGTCCTGTTCGTCGTCGTCGAACTGCTCGAACACATCCTGCTGCCGTGGCACGCCAGCCGCCGCACCGACGCCACCACCACAACGATGTGA
- a CDS encoding LacI family DNA-binding transcriptional regulator — protein sequence MTLEDVAKAADVSLATASRALNGMRVTPQLRDRVLAAAAHLAYAPNAHARALAGASHRTVGVICHDVTDPYFAAIAGGVMRVAGANDLLVMLASTFRDPEREIAYVSMLRAERAPAILLVGSGFEDARWERAMEAELKPYLDGGGRVAVVSRHRSLKVDSVLPENRAGAAAMARALLELGHRRFAVLSGPRALTTVADRLGGFRDELAAAGVPLDPAHVVEGPFTRDGGYQAMTELLTRGLDATCVFALTDVMAIGAYAALRDHGLSVPADVSVAGFDDIPIVRDLTPPLTTVALPLRELGEKVMEMALTENTGRRRRILRMTGEVVLRASTAKVGA from the coding sequence GTGACCCTGGAAGACGTGGCCAAGGCCGCCGACGTCTCGCTTGCCACGGCCTCCCGCGCGCTCAACGGCATGCGGGTCACCCCGCAACTGCGGGACCGGGTCCTCGCCGCCGCCGCGCACCTCGCCTACGCCCCCAACGCGCACGCCCGGGCGCTGGCCGGCGCCTCCCACCGCACCGTCGGCGTGATCTGCCACGACGTCACCGACCCCTACTTCGCCGCCATCGCCGGCGGCGTCATGCGCGTCGCCGGCGCCAACGACCTGCTGGTCATGCTCGCCAGCACCTTCCGCGACCCGGAACGCGAGATCGCGTACGTGTCGATGCTGCGCGCCGAACGCGCCCCGGCCATCCTGCTGGTCGGCTCCGGCTTCGAGGACGCCCGCTGGGAACGGGCCATGGAGGCCGAGCTGAAGCCCTACCTCGACGGCGGCGGCCGGGTCGCCGTGGTCAGCCGGCACCGCAGCCTCAAGGTCGACAGCGTGCTGCCGGAGAACCGGGCCGGCGCCGCCGCCATGGCCCGCGCCCTGCTGGAACTCGGCCACCGCCGCTTCGCGGTGCTCTCCGGCCCCCGCGCGCTCACCACCGTCGCCGACCGGCTCGGCGGTTTCCGCGACGAACTGGCCGCCGCCGGCGTCCCGCTCGACCCGGCGCACGTCGTCGAGGGGCCGTTCACCCGCGACGGCGGCTACCAGGCGATGACCGAGCTGCTCACCCGCGGCCTCGACGCCACCTGCGTGTTCGCGCTCACCGACGTGATGGCCATCGGCGCGTACGCGGCGCTGCGCGACCACGGGCTGTCCGTGCCCGCCGACGTCTCCGTCGCCGGGTTCGACGACATCCCCATCGTCCGCGACCTCACCCCGCCCCTGACCACTGTCGCCCTGCCGCTGCGCGAGCTCGGCGAGAAAGTGATGGAGATGGCACTGACCGAGAACACCGGCCGCCGCCGGCGGATCCTGCGCATGACCGGCGAGGTCGTCCTCCGCGCCAGCACCGCCAAGGTGGGCGCGTGA